From Rutidosis leptorrhynchoides isolate AG116_Rl617_1_P2 chromosome 3, CSIRO_AGI_Rlap_v1, whole genome shotgun sequence, a single genomic window includes:
- the LOC139897767 gene encoding uncharacterized protein, with amino-acid sequence MCCGKICMMCTCLILVVIAIGILFGFGVFTKAFHKVHNELNYSVSQSYHPVTATAGRPFFVYAAPPPF; translated from the coding sequence ATGTGTTGTGGTAAAATATGCATGATGTGTACGTGCTTAATTCTGGTTGTGATTGCAATCGGTATTTTATTCGGATTCGGTGTTTTCACCAAGGCGTTTCATAAAGTTCATAATGAATTGAATTATTCGGTTTCTCAATCGTATCATCCGGTTACAGCCACGGCTGGTAGGCCATTTTTCGTTTACGCTGCACCTCCACCTTTCTAA
- the LOC139897768 gene encoding BTB/POZ domain-containing protein At1g55760-like isoform X1: protein MTDNAYRVNTTSRLAQWRIDNLASCTYRKSDPFKIGKWNWRLVLEKNRTLLIKLYPDISGLTKDNPPIASFIIRVVSSFGGRKALVHPGEFDSSIFIFYYMISEVRDKQLKSSDDFIWALEVPLTGRFIIDVEFLDLKSASPNGGESCSVWTEGFTQNDLRSTAISSLGRMLTESIHTDIIINASDGSIGAHRAVLAARSPVFQGMFSHDLKEKEMSVINISDMSIEACQAFLNYVYGNIQEQNFLTHRLDLLKAAEKYDVMDLKEACHESLLQDIDTNNVLERLQYASLYHLSKLKIGCMQYLVRFGKIFDIVDEFDAFVQSADRELIGEVFSEILSAWKGF, encoded by the exons ATGACTGATAACGCTTATCGTGTTAATACGACATCGCGTCTTGCTCAATGGCGAATTGATAATTTGGCTTCTTGTACTTACCGTAAATCTGATCCTTTCAAGATCGGTAAATGGAATTG GAGATTGGTTTTGGAGAAGAATCGTACTTTATTGATCAAATTGTACCCGGACATATCGGGTTTAACTAAGGACAACCCTCCGATTGCGTCGTTCATAATTCGGGTGGTTTCATCGTTCGGAGGTCGTAAGGCCTTGGTTCATCCAG GTGAATTTGATTCTAGCATTTTCATATTTTACTATATGATTTCAGAAGTTAGAGATAAGCAGCTAAAAAGCAGTGATGATTTCATATGGGCACTTGAGGTTCCGTTAACGGGAAGATTCATCATTGATGTTGAATTTCTTGATCTTAAGTCTGCATCTCCGAAT GGTGGTGAGTCTTGCTCTGTGTGGACCGAAGGGTTTACACAAAATGACTTGCGATCAACCGCAATTTCCTCTCTTGGTAGAATGTTAACAGAGAGTATTCACACAGATATCATTATCAATGCATCTGATGGAAGCATTGGGGCCCACCGTGCGGTCCTTGCTGCCAGGTCACCAGTCTTCCAGGGTATGTTCTCACACGATCTAAAGGAAAAAGAAATGTCTGTCATAAACATATCAGACATGTCAATTGAAGCTTGCCAAGCTTTTTTAAACTACGTATACGGTAACATTCAAGAACAAAACTTTCTTACTCATAGACTCGACCTTCTAAAAGCAGCTGAAAAATATGATGTTATGGATTTAAAAGAGGCGTGTCATGAAAGTTTGTTACAAGATATTGATACGAATAATGTGCTTGAGCGGCTTCAATACGCTTCTTTATATCATCTTTCAAAACTGAAGATTGGCTGCATGCAGTATCTTGTGAGGTTTGGTAAGATATTTGACATTGTAGACGAATTTGATGCGTTTGTACAGTCAGCAGACAGGGAATTGATTGGTGAAGTATTTAGTGAAATTCTTTCTGCGTGGAAAGGTTTTTGA
- the LOC139897768 gene encoding BTB/POZ domain-containing protein At1g55760-like isoform X2, protein MTDNAYRVNTTSRLAQWRIDNLASCTYRKSDPFKIGKWNWRLVLEKNRTLLIKLYPDISGLTKDNPPIASFIIRVVSSFGGRKALVHPEVRDKQLKSSDDFIWALEVPLTGRFIIDVEFLDLKSASPNGGESCSVWTEGFTQNDLRSTAISSLGRMLTESIHTDIIINASDGSIGAHRAVLAARSPVFQGMFSHDLKEKEMSVINISDMSIEACQAFLNYVYGNIQEQNFLTHRLDLLKAAEKYDVMDLKEACHESLLQDIDTNNVLERLQYASLYHLSKLKIGCMQYLVRFGKIFDIVDEFDAFVQSADRELIGEVFSEILSAWKGF, encoded by the exons ATGACTGATAACGCTTATCGTGTTAATACGACATCGCGTCTTGCTCAATGGCGAATTGATAATTTGGCTTCTTGTACTTACCGTAAATCTGATCCTTTCAAGATCGGTAAATGGAATTG GAGATTGGTTTTGGAGAAGAATCGTACTTTATTGATCAAATTGTACCCGGACATATCGGGTTTAACTAAGGACAACCCTCCGATTGCGTCGTTCATAATTCGGGTGGTTTCATCGTTCGGAGGTCGTAAGGCCTTGGTTCATCCAG AAGTTAGAGATAAGCAGCTAAAAAGCAGTGATGATTTCATATGGGCACTTGAGGTTCCGTTAACGGGAAGATTCATCATTGATGTTGAATTTCTTGATCTTAAGTCTGCATCTCCGAAT GGTGGTGAGTCTTGCTCTGTGTGGACCGAAGGGTTTACACAAAATGACTTGCGATCAACCGCAATTTCCTCTCTTGGTAGAATGTTAACAGAGAGTATTCACACAGATATCATTATCAATGCATCTGATGGAAGCATTGGGGCCCACCGTGCGGTCCTTGCTGCCAGGTCACCAGTCTTCCAGGGTATGTTCTCACACGATCTAAAGGAAAAAGAAATGTCTGTCATAAACATATCAGACATGTCAATTGAAGCTTGCCAAGCTTTTTTAAACTACGTATACGGTAACATTCAAGAACAAAACTTTCTTACTCATAGACTCGACCTTCTAAAAGCAGCTGAAAAATATGATGTTATGGATTTAAAAGAGGCGTGTCATGAAAGTTTGTTACAAGATATTGATACGAATAATGTGCTTGAGCGGCTTCAATACGCTTCTTTATATCATCTTTCAAAACTGAAGATTGGCTGCATGCAGTATCTTGTGAGGTTTGGTAAGATATTTGACATTGTAGACGAATTTGATGCGTTTGTACAGTCAGCAGACAGGGAATTGATTGGTGAAGTATTTAGTGAAATTCTTTCTGCGTGGAAAGGTTTTTGA